In a genomic window of Panthera tigris isolate Pti1 chromosome D4, P.tigris_Pti1_mat1.1, whole genome shotgun sequence:
- the TBC1D2 gene encoding TBC1 domain family member 2A isoform X5 has product MSKALETPDDIEAYRTQNRFLNSEIHQVTKIWRRVAEKERALLMKCAYLQAKNCQVESKYLAGLRRLQETMGGEANDCSELLRQLIQEALQWEAREASAEGVELSPISEYDEYGFLTVPNYEMEDLKLLAKIQALEVHSHHLLAHEAVERPLRERWAALGDLTPSVELKQLLRAGVPREHRPRVWRWLVHLRIQHLWSPGRYQELLSRGQVHEHPAARQIELDLNRTFPNNKHFTCPASSYPDKLRRVLLAFSWQNPTIGYCQGLNRLAAIALLVLEEEECAFWCLVAIVETIMPADYYSKTLTSSQVDQRVLQDLLSEKLPRLMAHLAQHRVDLSFVTFNWFLVVFADSLISNILLRVWDAFLYEGIKVVFRYALAIFKYNEEEILRLHDGLEIYQYLRFFTKTICNSQKLMNIAFNDMNPFPMKQLRQLRTAHREQLEPELRELERLKAEYLETRNSQAPVVPEDCASEDEVEGEA; this is encoded by the exons GATGACATAGAAGCATATCGGACCCAGAACCGCTTCCTAAACTCCGAGATCCACCAAGTCACAAAGATCTGGAGAAGGGTGGCTGAGAAGGAGAGGGCCCTCCTGATGAAG TGTGCCTACCTCCAAGCCAAGAACTGCCAGGTAGAGAGCAAGTACCTGGCGGGGCTGCGGAGGCTGCAGGAGACCATGGGGGGTGAGGCGAATGACTGCTCAGAGCTGCTGAGGCAGCTCATCCAGGAGGCACTGCAgtgggaggccagggaggcctcGGCAGAAGGCGTGGAGCTGAGCCCTATCAG CGAGTATGACGAGTATGGCTTCCTGACGGTGCCCAACTACGAGATGGAAGACCTGAAGCTGCTGGCCAAGATCCAGGCACTAGAGGTGCACTCCCACCACCTGCTGGCCCATGAGGCTGTGGAGCGGCCGCTTCGGGAGCGTTGGGCTGCCCTGGGTGATCTCACGCCCTCGGTCGAGCTCAAGCAGCTGCTGCGGGCAGGTGTGCCCCGAGAGCACCGGCCGCGTGTCTGGAGGTGGCTGGTCCACCTCCGCATCCAGCACCTGTGGAGCCCCGGCCGCTACCAGGAGCTGCTGAGCCGGGGTCAGGTTCACGAGCATCCTGCAGCCCGCCAAATTGAGCTGGACCTGAACCGCACCTTCCCCAACAACAAGCACTTCACCTGCCCCGCCTCCAGCTACCCCGACAAGCTACGCCGGGTGCTGCTGGCCTTCTCCTGGCAAAACCCCACCATTGGCTACTGCCAGGGCCTCAACAG gCTAGCGGCCATTGCTCTGCTGGTCCTGGAGGAAGAGGAGTGTGCCTTCTGGTGCCTGGTGGCCATTGTGGAGACCATCATGCCAGCTGACTACTACAGCAAGACACTCACATCATCCCag GTGGACCAGCGGGTGCTCCAGGACCTACTTTCGGAGAAGCTGCCCAGGCTGATGGCTCACCTAGCGCAGCACCGCGTGGATCTCTCCTTCGTCACCTTCAACTGGTTCCTCGTGGTCTTTGCAGACAGTCTCATCAGCAACATCCTTCTCCGGGTCTGGGACGCCTTCCTGTATGAGGGCATCAAG GTGGTATTCCGCTATGCCTTGGCCATTTTCAAGTACAACGAGGAGGAGATCCTGAGGCTGCACGATGGCCTAGAGATCTACCAGTACCTGCGCTTCTTCACCAAGACCATTTGCAACAGCCA GAAGCTGATGAACATCGCCTTCAACGACATGAACCCTTTTCCTATGAAACAGCTGCGGCAGCTGCGGACGGCCCACCGGGAGCAGCTGGAGCCTGAGCTGCGTGAGCTGGAGCGGCTGAAGGCCGAGTACTTGGAGACTCGGAACTCACAAGCCCCAGTGGTGCCGGAGGACTGCGCCAGTGAGGACGAGGTGGAGGGCGAGGCCTGA